Proteins from a genomic interval of Actinoalloteichus hymeniacidonis:
- the cas5e gene encoding type I-E CRISPR-associated protein Cas5/CasD, with protein MSGVLLRLAGPLQAWGTAAAFAERDTRNHPTRSGLLGLILAAEGRSREDELGPEWTDLQFTVRIDRPGTRLVDFHTVGGGYPRHRTVPTSEGRRRSEATATLVSRRHYLSDAAFVVAAHGPDPLTERVALALRVPQWAPYLGRRSCPADQPMLLTPYPIADAEAELYRVPLARRQPDDHAELVEVDFIRSACGAQQGTEHGEELDDIPISFHPHRRAYHTRRVVVRTEALPAALCGGIGTDYLDTLAVYLGIWSP; from the coding sequence GTGAGCGGGGTACTGCTCCGACTCGCGGGGCCGCTGCAGGCTTGGGGCACGGCTGCGGCCTTCGCCGAGCGGGACACTCGAAACCACCCGACCCGTTCCGGGCTGTTAGGCCTGATCCTGGCCGCCGAGGGGCGCAGTCGGGAGGACGAACTCGGCCCGGAGTGGACCGATCTGCAGTTCACGGTGCGCATCGACCGCCCAGGGACGCGGCTGGTCGACTTCCACACCGTCGGCGGCGGCTATCCGAGGCACCGCACGGTGCCCACATCCGAGGGCAGGCGGCGGTCCGAGGCCACCGCGACGCTGGTCTCGCGGCGGCACTACCTCAGCGATGCGGCCTTCGTCGTCGCCGCGCACGGGCCCGACCCGCTGACCGAGCGGGTGGCCTTGGCGCTGCGGGTTCCCCAATGGGCGCCGTATCTGGGTAGACGCTCCTGCCCCGCCGATCAGCCGATGTTGCTCACGCCGTATCCGATCGCCGATGCCGAGGCGGAGCTGTATCGGGTTCCACTGGCTCGGCGGCAGCCCGACGACCACGCCGAACTGGTCGAGGTCGATTTCATCCGCTCGGCGTGCGGCGCGCAGCAGGGCACCGAGCACGGGGAGGAACTCGATGACATCCCGATCTCCTTCCACCCGCATCGGCGGGCCTACCACACGCGGCGGGTCGTGGTGCGTACCGAAGCACTGCCTGCTGCCCTGTGCGGCGGGATCGGCACCGACTATCTCGATACTCTGGCCGTCTACCTGGGGATCTGGTCACCATGA
- the cas6e gene encoding type I-E CRISPR-associated protein Cas6/Cse3/CasE produces MTIWLTRIQPNLRNPRTRADLHDFVGLHRTVMSLFPERLGEAPRRQAGALFRVDSGPAGDQLLVQSSLRPEATRLPADYGTVRTTELTALLAALSNGMAVHYRLVANTSKRLAKDNERYRRGQLVALKGGEVLEWWQRRSAQHGLALASTEASAVTTPRSKDRTAIRHARTRFQGVATVSDVELLREAVLTGVGRARAYGCGLLSVVPVKKRA; encoded by the coding sequence ATGACCATCTGGCTCACCCGAATCCAACCGAACCTACGCAATCCGCGGACCAGGGCGGACCTCCACGATTTCGTGGGGCTGCACCGGACCGTCATGTCCCTGTTCCCGGAACGGCTCGGGGAGGCACCTCGACGGCAGGCGGGCGCGCTGTTCCGCGTCGATTCCGGTCCGGCCGGCGACCAGTTGCTGGTGCAGAGCAGCCTGCGTCCCGAGGCGACCCGATTGCCCGCGGATTACGGGACGGTGCGCACCACCGAGCTCACCGCCTTACTGGCCGCCCTGAGCAACGGCATGGCCGTGCACTACCGGCTGGTGGCGAACACGAGCAAACGGCTGGCCAAGGACAACGAGCGGTATCGCCGAGGTCAGCTCGTCGCGTTGAAGGGCGGGGAGGTGTTGGAATGGTGGCAGCGTCGCAGCGCACAGCACGGTCTCGCCTTGGCCTCCACCGAGGCCAGCGCGGTGACGACGCCACGAAGTAAGGACCGGACGGCGATCCGCCATGCCCGCACCCGATTCCAAGGTGTCGCAACGGTCTCCGATGTCGAACTGTTGCGGGAGGCGGTCCTCACCGGGGTCGGTCGGGCCAGGGCCTACGGCTGCGGACTGCTCAGTGTCGTCCCGGTGAAGAAACGAGCGTGA
- the cas7e gene encoding type I-E CRISPR-associated protein Cas7/Cse4/CasC, whose amino-acid sequence MTTSAPRHLDIHILHTLPYSNLNRDDLGSPKSLLFGGTPRTRVSSQCWKRAVRLAVESGVGESAVRTRRLPVEVAGALVGEHGWPVDIAEFAGRHVAAAAGLGVDKDDLTVLVFLPARAVVDLVELCVAHRDDLNTALVALRGRTRPQPKKGESVLPSATVKELIGGRNSITALFGRMLAELPESKVDGAVQLAHAFTTHATEPEIDFFTAVDDLNPIEATGGGHLNTAEFSSGVFYRYASLNLADLSTNLGGDQAKVSAVTEAFVSSFLSAMPNAKKTSTAPFTVPDLAYVAARADRPVSLAAAFEDAVSLRDGAGFAKASRRRLDSYNGKIAMLLGEGEVAFHGHATLDDDVFPALGARQSSYPGLVAEALDAVNGVER is encoded by the coding sequence ATGACCACGTCCGCTCCCCGTCATCTCGATATCCACATCCTGCACACGCTGCCGTATTCGAACCTGAATCGGGACGATCTCGGCTCACCCAAGTCATTACTCTTCGGCGGCACCCCGCGTACCAGGGTCTCCAGTCAATGTTGGAAACGCGCCGTCCGATTGGCCGTGGAGTCCGGGGTAGGCGAGTCCGCCGTGCGGACCCGACGACTACCGGTCGAGGTGGCCGGCGCGTTGGTCGGCGAGCACGGTTGGCCGGTCGACATCGCCGAATTCGCCGGACGTCATGTCGCGGCGGCAGCGGGTCTCGGCGTGGACAAGGACGATCTGACCGTTCTGGTGTTCCTGCCCGCCCGCGCCGTCGTCGACCTGGTCGAGTTGTGTGTCGCACACCGGGACGATCTGAATACCGCACTCGTCGCCCTCAGAGGTCGGACTCGCCCTCAACCGAAGAAGGGCGAGAGCGTGTTGCCATCGGCGACCGTGAAGGAGCTGATCGGCGGGCGGAACAGCATCACCGCGTTGTTCGGCCGCATGCTCGCCGAGCTACCGGAGTCCAAGGTGGACGGAGCCGTCCAACTGGCGCACGCGTTCACCACCCACGCCACCGAACCCGAGATCGACTTCTTCACCGCGGTCGACGACCTCAATCCGATCGAGGCCACCGGGGGCGGGCACCTGAACACCGCCGAGTTCAGCTCGGGTGTGTTCTACCGATACGCCAGCCTCAATCTCGCGGATCTGTCGACCAACCTCGGTGGTGATCAGGCCAAGGTCTCCGCCGTGACCGAGGCCTTCGTATCCTCCTTCCTCAGCGCGATGCCCAACGCCAAGAAGACCAGCACCGCTCCCTTCACCGTTCCCGACCTGGCCTACGTCGCCGCGCGGGCCGATCGGCCGGTGTCGTTGGCGGCGGCCTTCGAGGACGCGGTATCGCTCCGGGACGGCGCGGGCTTCGCCAAGGCGTCCCGTCGACGGCTGGACTCCTACAACGGCAAGATCGCCATGCTGCTCGGCGAGGGCGAGGTCGCCTTCCACGGGCACGCCACGCTCGACGACGACGTCTTCCCCGCGTTGGGAGCCCGTCAGTCGAGCTACCCCGGTCTGGTGGCCGAGGCGCTGGACGCGGTGAACGGCGTCGAGAGGTGA
- a CDS encoding Tex family protein, with amino-acid sequence MHGDRKLWRRAETVTTSIHQKIADELGVQTTQVRSAVELLDGGATVPFIARYRKEVTGTLDDAQLRSLEERLRYLRELEERRTAILESVRSQGKLDDALEASIMAADSKARLEDVYLPFKPKRRTKAQIAREAGLEPLAEKLLGDPTQDPQASAAEFVDAEQGVADNQAALDGARSILVERFAEDADLIGELREHLWTQGRLAAKVREGKEEAGAKFSDYFEFAEPLTRLPSHRILAMFRGEKEEILDLVIDPATENAAADEEAAAGVRPGPTEYETRIAARFGIADRGRPADRWLGDAVRWAWRTRILTHLGIDLRTRLRQVAEDEAVRVFAANLRNLLLAAPAGSRATMGLDPGFRTGVKVAVVDGTGKVVATDTIYPHVPARKWDQSLATLARLAKEHRVDLIAIGNGTASRETDKLAADLIAKNPELSLTKAMVSEAGASVYSASAYASRELPGMDVSLRGAVSIARRLQDPLAELVKIDPKSIGVGQYQHDLSEVRLSRSLDAVVEDCVNAVGVDVNTASAPLLTRVSGIGETLAVNIVAHRDGNGPFRTRKDLKDVARLGPKAFEQCAGFLRIPGGDDPLDTTSVHPESYPLVRRILDAGQTEIGSVLGNERALAAFSPKQFVDDTYGLPTVTDVLKELEKPGRDPRPAFATATFKEGVDKIGDLEPGMLLEGVVTNVAGFGAFIDIGVHQDGLVHVSAMSENFVSDPHEVVKSGDVVRVKVLSVDVPRQRISLTLRLRDEAQPRGNRDAGNGAESRGGRRNGGRQNGSGGGHGGARGGKGGSGSRGGNGRDRDRAGSGGGAMADALRRAGLDKGLGGR; translated from the coding sequence ATGCACGGCGACCGGAAGCTCTGGAGGCGGGCCGAAACTGTGACGACGTCCATTCATCAGAAGATCGCCGACGAGCTGGGTGTGCAGACCACCCAGGTGCGTTCGGCGGTCGAGCTGCTCGACGGTGGGGCGACGGTGCCCTTCATCGCGCGATACCGCAAGGAGGTGACCGGCACCCTCGACGATGCGCAGCTCCGCAGCCTGGAGGAGCGACTTCGCTACCTGCGTGAACTGGAGGAACGCCGGACCGCGATCCTCGAGTCGGTCCGATCTCAGGGCAAGCTCGACGACGCTCTCGAAGCCAGCATCATGGCCGCCGACTCCAAGGCGCGGCTGGAAGACGTCTATCTCCCGTTCAAACCCAAGCGGCGCACCAAGGCACAGATCGCTCGCGAGGCGGGCCTGGAGCCGCTCGCGGAGAAGCTGCTCGGCGATCCCACCCAGGATCCGCAGGCCTCGGCCGCCGAGTTCGTCGACGCGGAGCAGGGCGTGGCCGACAACCAGGCCGCCCTGGACGGCGCGCGTTCCATTCTGGTGGAGCGGTTCGCGGAGGACGCCGACCTGATCGGTGAGCTGCGTGAACACCTGTGGACGCAGGGCCGGCTCGCCGCCAAGGTCCGCGAGGGCAAGGAGGAGGCCGGGGCGAAGTTCTCCGACTACTTCGAGTTCGCCGAGCCGCTGACCCGGTTGCCCTCACACCGGATCCTGGCGATGTTCCGGGGCGAGAAGGAGGAGATCCTGGACCTGGTCATCGATCCGGCCACCGAGAACGCGGCCGCCGACGAGGAGGCCGCCGCAGGCGTGCGGCCCGGCCCGACCGAGTACGAGACGCGCATCGCGGCCCGGTTCGGCATCGCCGATCGCGGCAGGCCCGCCGACCGCTGGCTCGGTGACGCGGTGCGCTGGGCGTGGCGGACGCGGATCCTGACCCACCTGGGCATCGACCTGCGGACCCGGCTGCGGCAGGTCGCCGAGGACGAGGCGGTGCGGGTGTTCGCGGCGAATCTGCGCAACCTGCTGCTCGCGGCGCCTGCGGGCAGCCGCGCGACGATGGGACTGGACCCCGGTTTCCGAACCGGTGTCAAGGTCGCGGTCGTCGACGGCACCGGCAAGGTCGTCGCCACCGACACCATCTATCCGCATGTGCCCGCGCGGAAATGGGACCAGTCGCTGGCCACCCTGGCCAGGCTGGCCAAGGAGCACCGGGTCGATCTGATCGCGATCGGCAACGGCACGGCATCGCGGGAGACCGACAAGCTCGCCGCGGACCTGATCGCGAAGAACCCCGAACTGTCGTTGACCAAGGCGATGGTCTCGGAGGCGGGCGCCTCGGTGTACTCGGCCTCGGCCTACGCCTCGCGGGAACTGCCCGGAATGGACGTCTCGTTGCGCGGCGCGGTCTCCATCGCCCGGCGGCTCCAGGACCCGTTGGCCGAGCTGGTCAAGATCGATCCGAAGTCGATCGGGGTCGGTCAGTACCAGCACGACCTCTCGGAGGTGCGCCTGTCGCGGTCGCTGGACGCGGTGGTCGAGGACTGTGTGAACGCCGTCGGTGTCGACGTCAACACCGCATCGGCGCCGCTGCTGACCAGGGTGTCGGGCATCGGGGAGACGCTCGCGGTGAACATCGTCGCGCACCGCGACGGCAACGGGCCGTTCCGAACCCGTAAGGACCTCAAGGACGTCGCACGTCTCGGGCCGAAGGCCTTCGAGCAGTGCGCGGGCTTCCTGCGTATCCCCGGCGGCGACGACCCGCTGGACACCACCAGCGTCCACCCCGAGTCCTATCCGCTGGTCCGTCGCATCCTCGATGCGGGTCAGACCGAGATCGGCTCGGTACTGGGCAACGAACGCGCGCTGGCGGCGTTCTCGCCGAAGCAGTTCGTCGACGACACCTATGGTCTGCCCACCGTCACCGACGTGTTGAAGGAGTTGGAGAAGCCCGGACGCGACCCGCGACCGGCGTTCGCCACCGCGACCTTCAAGGAGGGCGTCGACAAGATCGGCGACCTCGAACCGGGGATGCTGTTGGAGGGCGTGGTCACCAACGTGGCAGGCTTCGGCGCCTTCATCGACATCGGGGTGCACCAGGACGGACTCGTGCATGTCTCGGCCATGTCGGAGAACTTCGTCAGCGACCCGCACGAGGTGGTCAAGTCCGGCGATGTGGTGCGGGTGAAGGTCCTCTCGGTGGACGTGCCCCGGCAGCGGATCTCGCTGACCCTGCGGTTGCGGGACGAGGCACAGCCGCGCGGCAACCGGGACGCCGGTAATGGTGCGGAGAGCCGTGGCGGCCGTCGCAACGGCGGGCGACAGAACGGCTCCGGCGGCGGGCACGGCGGTGCGCGCGGCGGCAAGGGCGGCTCCGGGTCCAGGGGCGGCAACGGCCGGGATCGGGACCGTGCGGGCTCCGGCGGCGGCGCGATGGCCGACGCCCTGCGGCGGGCAGGCTTGGACAAGGGACTCGGCGGCCGCTGA
- the metX gene encoding homoserine O-acetyltransferase MetX: MTPASSGPPTEDGRFWRDGDDPGDRRWAALGPVLGLESGAQLPGARLAYETWGTLAADRSNAVLVLHALTGDSHVVGPTGPGHRTAGWWEGLIGPGLPLDTDRFYIVAPNVLGGCQGSTGPASLAPDGRFWGSRFPAITVRDQVAAEARLADALGIDAWAAVIGGSMGGMRALEWAVGLPDRVGALLVLAAPAATSAQQIAWTSAQLHAIRSDPHWHGGDYYRYGTSPDAGLGLARRIAHITYRAELELADRFGRQPQTGEDLTEGGRFAVESYLDYHAAKLVGRFDAGSYLVLARSMNSHDVGRGRGGVEAALRRITARALIAGVDTDELYPLHQQRTLAAGIGAELRVIRSPYGHDAFLIEVEQVGAMARELLAGSR, translated from the coding sequence ATGACGCCTGCCTCCAGTGGGCCGCCCACCGAGGACGGCCGGTTCTGGCGGGACGGCGACGATCCCGGCGACCGGCGGTGGGCGGCCCTCGGCCCCGTCCTGGGCCTGGAGTCGGGCGCGCAGCTGCCCGGCGCCCGGCTCGCCTACGAGACCTGGGGCACGCTTGCGGCCGATCGCTCCAACGCGGTGCTGGTGCTGCATGCGCTCACCGGAGACAGTCACGTCGTCGGGCCAACCGGACCGGGGCACCGCACCGCAGGCTGGTGGGAGGGCCTGATCGGCCCCGGCCTGCCGCTGGACACCGACCGGTTCTACATCGTCGCGCCCAACGTCCTCGGCGGCTGCCAGGGCAGCACCGGTCCCGCCAGCCTCGCCCCGGACGGCCGATTCTGGGGCTCGCGATTCCCGGCGATCACCGTGCGGGATCAGGTCGCCGCCGAGGCTCGATTGGCCGATGCCCTGGGCATCGATGCCTGGGCGGCGGTCATCGGCGGGTCGATGGGTGGGATGCGCGCGCTGGAATGGGCGGTGGGCCTGCCGGATCGGGTGGGCGCGCTGCTGGTGTTGGCCGCCCCGGCCGCGACCTCCGCCCAACAGATCGCCTGGACCTCCGCGCAACTCCACGCCATCCGGTCCGATCCGCATTGGCATGGCGGTGACTATTACCGGTATGGCACCAGCCCGGACGCCGGATTGGGCCTCGCACGCCGCATCGCGCACATCACCTACCGCGCCGAGCTCGAATTGGCCGACCGATTCGGCCGTCAACCGCAGACCGGTGAGGACCTCACCGAGGGCGGCCGGTTCGCGGTCGAGTCCTATCTGGACTATCACGCGGCGAAGCTGGTGGGCCGTTTCGACGCGGGCAGTTACCTGGTGCTGGCGAGGTCGATGAACTCCCACGACGTCGGCCGAGGCCGAGGGGGAGTCGAGGCCGCCCTACGCCGCATCACCGCTAGGGCCCTCATCGCCGGGGTGGACACCGACGAGCTGTATCCCCTGCACCAGCAGCGCACTCTGGCGGCGGGCATCGGAGCGGAGCTGCGGGTGATCCGTTCGCCCTATGGGCACGATGCCTTCCTCATCGAGGTCGAGCAGGTCGGTGCGATGGCACGGGAGCTGCTCGCCGGGTCGCGCTGA
- a CDS encoding helix-turn-helix domain-containing protein, which translates to MNTAGDSPKAPVDPAVWREPEMRAALAVRDIGAVYRQLKRRGVSQRRIAGLTGQAQPEISEIMNGRQVMAYDVLSRIADGLGVPRGLMGLAYDGAPVLDPGEQTEGDSEMERRGFLGLVAKAAVVGLSASELADIRVLPESGPSPHRVGMQDVANLEATITFFRAQDDRYGGGSVRSAVTAHLDWASGMLDATATDAVRTRLQQTLADLHSLAGWVSFDLGSTRHAVRHFANALVLAKESREHALAAKVLFQMGRVYLHDGEPDNALKVFQLGQMSAQDANSPRAVALLHLNEAWAYAELGNAGQTRVQLTRAAEELARDSDRDVPSWLTFMSEAEIEGIAGMAYTALSARDRSFATIGLEHATRSFDMRAEADARSRTSDLIAIAVNRLRAGELAGGIRAGAEVLSRMEGVRSSRLLDRLGWVQQAAELHAGHSDARDLAEQVSILRSV; encoded by the coding sequence ATGAACACAGCCGGCGACAGTCCGAAGGCACCCGTTGATCCGGCGGTGTGGCGAGAACCGGAGATGCGCGCCGCACTGGCCGTGCGAGATATCGGCGCGGTCTATCGCCAGTTGAAGCGACGTGGTGTCTCGCAGCGCAGGATCGCGGGCCTCACCGGCCAAGCACAGCCGGAGATCTCCGAGATCATGAACGGCCGCCAGGTGATGGCTTATGACGTTCTGTCTCGTATCGCCGATGGTCTCGGCGTGCCGCGCGGATTGATGGGTCTGGCATATGACGGTGCCCCGGTCCTCGATCCTGGTGAACAGACGGAAGGAGACAGCGAGATGGAGCGTCGGGGCTTTCTCGGCCTGGTGGCCAAGGCCGCCGTAGTCGGATTGAGCGCGAGCGAACTGGCCGATATTCGGGTCCTGCCGGAATCCGGACCCAGCCCCCATCGGGTCGGCATGCAGGACGTGGCAAATCTCGAAGCGACGATCACGTTCTTCCGCGCCCAGGACGACCGCTATGGCGGCGGTTCCGTGCGCTCGGCGGTCACCGCGCATCTGGATTGGGCGAGCGGAATGCTCGATGCCACCGCGACCGACGCGGTGCGCACCCGGCTGCAGCAGACACTGGCCGACCTGCACTCGTTGGCTGGCTGGGTGTCCTTCGACCTCGGATCCACCCGGCACGCGGTCCGGCATTTCGCCAATGCCCTGGTGCTCGCCAAGGAGAGTCGGGAACACGCATTGGCCGCGAAAGTCCTGTTCCAGATGGGCCGGGTCTACCTGCACGACGGCGAACCGGACAACGCGCTGAAGGTCTTCCAACTGGGGCAGATGTCGGCGCAGGACGCGAATTCGCCCCGAGCGGTGGCACTGCTACATTTGAACGAGGCATGGGCTTATGCGGAACTGGGCAATGCCGGTCAGACCAGGGTTCAACTCACCAGAGCCGCCGAGGAACTCGCCAGAGACTCCGATCGCGACGTGCCATCCTGGTTGACCTTCATGAGCGAGGCGGAGATCGAGGGCATCGCCGGGATGGCATACACCGCCCTCTCCGCGCGCGATCGTTCGTTTGCCACGATCGGACTGGAACACGCCACCCGATCCTTCGATATGCGCGCCGAGGCCGACGCCCGGTCCCGCACTTCGGATCTGATCGCCATCGCGGTCAACCGTTTACGCGCCGGGGAACTCGCGGGCGGAATCCGAGCGGGCGCCGAAGTCCTGTCCAGGATGGAGGGCGTCAGATCCTCGCGGCTCTTGGATCGCCTGGGCTGGGTCCAACAGGCTGCCGAATTACATGCGGGGCATAGCGATGCCCGCGATCTCGCCGAGCAGGTCTCGATTCTTCGATCCGTCTGA
- a CDS encoding bifunctional o-acetylhomoserine/o-acetylserine sulfhydrylase: MTVEAPDTTPVPEPTAPDTAGWSFETKQVHAGAAPDPATGARATPIYQTTSFVFRDTQHGADLFSLAEPGNIYSRIMNPTQDVLEQRIAALEGGVAAVAFASGSAATTAAILNLASAGDHLVASPALYGGTYNLLHYTLPKLGIEVSFVDDQDDLDSWRAAAKPNTKLFFAETLANPGSNVLDIRAVADLAHEVGVPLVVDNTVPTPYLLRPIEHGADIVVHSATKYLGGHGTTIAGLVVDAGTFDFGAGDRFPGFVEPDPSYHGLKYWEALGPGAFAAKLRVQLLRDTGGAIAPLNAFLILQGIETLSLRLERHVANAQALAEWLEARDEVEKVYYAGLPSSPFHAAAQKYLPRGAGAVVSFDLKGGVTAGRAFVDGTELFSQLVNIGDVRSLIVHPASTTHSQLAEAEQLASGVTPGLVRLAVGLEGIEDLKADLEAGFRAAKGHR, translated from the coding sequence ATGACCGTCGAGGCACCCGACACCACTCCCGTTCCCGAGCCGACCGCCCCGGACACGGCAGGCTGGTCCTTCGAGACCAAACAGGTGCACGCGGGCGCGGCACCCGACCCGGCCACGGGCGCCCGGGCCACGCCGATCTACCAGACGACGTCGTTCGTCTTCCGCGACACCCAGCACGGCGCCGATCTGTTCAGCCTGGCCGAACCGGGCAACATCTACTCGCGGATCATGAACCCCACCCAGGACGTCCTGGAACAGCGGATCGCGGCGCTGGAGGGCGGCGTGGCCGCGGTGGCCTTCGCATCGGGTTCGGCGGCGACGACCGCGGCCATCCTCAACCTCGCCAGTGCGGGCGACCACCTGGTGGCCAGCCCCGCCCTCTACGGCGGCACCTACAACCTGCTGCACTACACGCTGCCCAAGCTCGGCATCGAGGTCAGCTTCGTCGACGACCAGGACGACCTGGACTCCTGGCGGGCGGCCGCCAAGCCGAACACCAAGCTGTTCTTCGCCGAGACCCTGGCCAACCCGGGCAGCAACGTGCTCGACATCAGGGCGGTGGCGGACCTCGCGCACGAGGTCGGCGTGCCGCTGGTGGTGGACAACACCGTGCCGACGCCGTATCTCCTGCGCCCCATCGAGCACGGCGCGGACATCGTGGTGCACTCGGCGACCAAGTACCTCGGTGGCCACGGGACCACCATCGCCGGTCTGGTCGTCGACGCGGGCACCTTCGACTTCGGCGCGGGGGACCGCTTCCCCGGCTTCGTCGAGCCGGACCCCAGCTACCACGGCTTGAAGTACTGGGAGGCGCTCGGCCCGGGTGCCTTCGCCGCGAAACTGCGTGTCCAGCTGCTTCGAGACACCGGCGGCGCGATCGCCCCACTCAACGCCTTCCTGATCCTGCAGGGCATCGAGACCCTGTCGCTGCGGCTGGAACGCCACGTCGCGAATGCGCAGGCGCTCGCCGAATGGTTGGAGGCCAGGGACGAGGTCGAGAAGGTCTACTACGCGGGTCTGCCGTCGAGCCCCTTCCATGCCGCAGCGCAGAAGTATCTGCCGCGCGGCGCGGGGGCGGTCGTGTCCTTCGATCTGAAGGGTGGCGTGACTGCGGGCCGCGCGTTCGTCGATGGCACCGAGCTGTTCAGTCAGCTCGTCAACATCGGCGATGTTCGCAGCCTGATCGTCCACCCGGCCAGCACCACGCACAGCCAGCTCGCCGAGGCCGAACAGCTCGCGAGCGGCGTCACCCCCGGTCTGGTGCGGCTGGCCGTCGGACTGGAGGGCATCGAGGACCTCAAAGCGGACCTCGAAGCAGGTTTCCGGGCCGCCAAGGGACACCGATGA
- the casB gene encoding type I-E CRISPR-associated protein Cse2/CasB, protein MTGLQPNHAVQEEFVAHIVRLCRESARIRSALRGATSRTSERIRPEVHAAVTSRLPAGTSPAAEQAFYTIASLIAARPTTAVQLAASAAAIEDSVGTDSASAGLPAASWTQQAGARRGAAALADPIPLAESVEPADLGVSLARATIANRGEKRPMPVSNAEKHLHLLSRQGITGIHRHLPAVVRRLHELDQQIDWSRLLADLLIWEDAPRSVARRWLQSFYRALPRDTHPAIQEVER, encoded by the coding sequence GTGACCGGCCTCCAACCGAATCACGCGGTCCAGGAGGAGTTCGTCGCGCACATCGTGCGGCTGTGTCGCGAGTCGGCACGGATCCGATCGGCGCTGCGCGGCGCCACGAGCCGCACCTCGGAGCGGATTCGGCCCGAGGTGCACGCCGCGGTGACCAGCAGGCTGCCCGCCGGGACCTCGCCCGCGGCCGAACAGGCGTTCTACACGATCGCGTCCCTCATCGCAGCACGTCCGACCACCGCAGTCCAGCTCGCCGCCTCGGCTGCGGCGATCGAGGACTCGGTCGGTACGGACAGCGCATCCGCCGGGCTGCCCGCCGCCTCGTGGACACAGCAGGCCGGGGCCCGTCGAGGTGCGGCCGCACTGGCCGACCCGATCCCGCTCGCCGAATCAGTCGAGCCCGCTGATCTGGGTGTGTCGCTGGCCAGGGCCACCATCGCGAACCGGGGCGAGAAGCGCCCGATGCCGGTGAGCAACGCGGAGAAACACCTCCATCTGCTGTCCCGACAGGGGATCACCGGTATCCACCGGCACCTTCCCGCGGTCGTCCGGCGATTGCACGAGCTCGATCAGCAGATCGACTGGTCCCGGCTGCTCGCGGACCTGCTGATCTGGGAGGACGCACCCCGCTCCGTGGCACGCCGGTGGCTCCAGTCCTTCTATCGGGCTCTCCCGCGTGACACCCATCCCGCCATCCAGGAGGTAGAGCGATGA